The DNA segment TAATGTAATGGTGAATCGGTTACCTAGGAGCTGCCCAAGAAGAAGTTCTTCTGTGACATGGCTGCAGAGTAATGCAACAATAATAATGATGtgctaaaaataaattttgcaggAAGCACACAAAATAACAATTTGACTTACCAGAAGTTACCCACTTTGATACCAATCAATCTGTCATTAAGAGCTGCTAGTCTAGTAGCATGCTGCTTGAAAACACTAACCTGGaagcaggaaaaaaaaaaaaaaccttgtcTACTGAAACTTATTTCTCCACTTTGATGGAAATACATTAAGCTAGATGATTTAGCACCCCAAGAAAACTGCACCACAAGCACATGCCTAGAAGATCAATCTACATGTATGCATATATTGATACAAACAGCCCACATAAAGTCGCACTCATCTTAGTTGAGAAAAGCATGACATTGGAAACTATACAAAATTCCTTTTCAGCCAGCAGCCAAAGTGAGCAATACAGTGAAGGCATTAACAACAGGATTATTAGTTGATGAGAATGGCTTACCCTTTGTGTTGACACAGAGCGCTTATCCTTTATACCCGCAAACCCAAAACATCGTGGCTGTAAACAAAAAATATCAATCAAACAGAAAGCATATCAAAAGTatgataaatgattttaattttacaGAGACGCAACCTATCCGGATAGGGGCAAAAAGAGAAGTACATCGATAAAATTATGCCCCAGAAAAGGAGACCCAAAAAAGTTTAAAAAAGGTTATATAGGAAGAAAAATAGTATCCCTATCATTACTGCTTAatcaccatccaattgtaagCCAAACGCTTATGCTTTATTATCTTTCACCATCACAACAGTACGCAAATGATAATAACACAAAGCTTGACGTACCTTAATGCCAAGCATCTTTCCTATTAATCCTATGGCTTCGTGTGTATCTTTGTTCTCCTTGTAAAGATGAAACCTAAAAGAATTTATATTATTCCCTTTCGGATGTTTTTCACGTACAATTTCAAAAACTCACACCACAAAAAAGCTGTGAATCTGCTCCAAATTTGAAAGGCATAAAATCAGGATTTTACTTTGTATACCAGAGCATAAATTGAAAAGCAAACCAAGTCATATACCCACTACCTAAGAAACTTGCCAAGGTGCTCTGGCCAATTATTTGAACCTCGGCAATCAAAGGGCTGGCCACCTCTGTCCTTCCgtttcttggaatttcttcctcCATTGTTATGTCCTCCAGACTTCAATCTCACACGAATGCATTTCAGTGAAGCATCAGGTCCATCAACTGTATCAGTAACAAGGAACTTGAACTTCTCCTTGAAGAAATTATGCATTGCCTGAAAAATTCAAAACAATAAATTAACTAATAacatttaaggaaaaaaaaagactGAGAAACTGGAAAACTAACCGTCCGATTGGCTTTATCAGAATTCGGAGAAAGAAGGATAGGCGAAATGCTCCTGCAATCTTCACTTTCAGTAGTAACTTGAGTGATAAAAGCCTCTAAACGCTCCGCATCCGAATCACCTGCAAGTGACCTGAACGATTCGATTTCAGAAGCGTAACTTTTCCCAATTTGAATCGATACCTTCTTCTCTCCCTCCTCCACGGCCTCCACAATCTGAAGGAGCCAAAAAAGGAAACTTTAACACCATAAACCATCGGAATAGagtgaaaaaattttgaattgacaATGAAATTCACCTGTGAAGGAACTTCCAGAGAGGTCAAATGAACTACATTTCCATCCTTATCAACTTCGTTCACTATAAAATCGGAATACCTTTGCTTGAGAATGCCGCGAAAGCCAGGAAGTTGGGAGATGTAGCAGAAGATGCCTACGTCAGATTCATCTGTGGTCATCTTGGCGGTTGCCATTAGAGTTTTTAGACAACAGCCGACGATGGGAGTGGCGGCGATGGCCGTTTTCCGATAAGTGGAGTTGCAGGACGACGACGGGCATGGTTTTACTACTGAACAGCACCGCAACGACACGGGGTTGTGCCACCACATTTCGGGGGTTTTAGCTTTCACGATTTCTCCAAAACGCGACGTTCTGGACTTCACAGGCTCTCTCACACATTCAGATGAACCCGCTTCTCATAGCACATGAAATAACTGTAATAACTGTAAAAGAATTGTGAGTATAGGATGGACGGAGCATCTTATAAATTCCCTTTGAGGTCCAGTGGTTTTTGAAACTGCTAACATTTATCTAAaacttttttataataaaaacttaatttttttatttttttaaaattttaatttattacttaATGTAATAATTTTACatgtattaatattatttaaaaaagcaTATTATACTGAAAAATAAGAATAaactattaatattttttaaaaatatttcatcCATCCGTTAAGaggaaaaaattttaataataaaaaaatagggaaaattttataataataaaaatttaacaatgaaattatttattatagaataataaaaaatatgatgaaattaaattaaaaaactaactaATATGAATCAGATTATTAATAAGAAAGTATATTGAAAATGAGTATTAGATAAGAGTGTACAACTCAACGGTTCGGTTCATTTTCCGGTTAGCCGATTTTGCTCAAACCTGGTATTAGAACAAAAAGGTATGAGTGTGGTGGTGGACCCTAGCAGAACAGAAACAAGAGGGATCCATGCCCTTGGATCAACCCTCAAACGTACAAAACTGGGACACTTCGGACTCAGTTCACACTCGTCCGAACATTAACTACGACAGGTCCTAAAACCGGCCAGGGAACGCTGACAGAAACAAAGAAGGCGGAGTGACAGAATTTTGAGTCCACTATGGTGACCAAAACAGAGGAGACACAGTTGAATAGGCTTGAGAGTCAGTTGGAGCATGGAGGAGGTGGCGCTTGGGAGTATCTCTGTTTGGTCAGGAAGCTCAAGGTTAGGCGTTCTGAAAAGGTCTTGAAGCATGGTTTATCCATCTTGAATGACCCCAAGAAGAGATCTAGTCTCGGTCATGATGGTGAGTATTTCTGGGTTCCTTTCTCTGTATTTCTGGGTTCCTTTCTCTTTCGATTTGCTCTATTGGGTTTTCCATAATTGTGGTGAATTTTCAGTTTTTCCAATATTTTGATGAGTTCTAAGTTTGCGGGCATGAAATTTTGGATTTGGAGGTTTTTTTCTCATTGTTATATTTGGAGGTTTAAGATTGTTTCTGATTGGGTTGGATTGGAGCCTGTTTTATGTTAGTCTTGTAGACTGGCACTGCTGTGAAAAGAAAGTGTGATCGCGTACCCGAAAATTGAAAGACCTCTGGTTTTCTCCGTAATTTACGGTTTTCTTCACTGCTTTCCTCCCCTTTTTAGAGAGGTATAGCTCTACAATTACTGGATGGTACTTCTAACCGGTAGGTGTTCATTTCTTGATGTAGAATGGACTCTATACGAACAGGTGGCAATTGCGGCTATGGACTGCCAATCTCTTGATGTTGCTAAGGTATTGCTTTCTTTTCTTTTGGTCCTTATATACTCTATACCTTTGGCCTTTTTTTGCATATAGATATCCTGGCAAATATTCATATTCAAGTTACTTCATTAGGTGATATATTGCACAGATGAGATGATAAAGTATCAACATGGATTTTGCAAATCTTATGGTTGCCTTATTCATTTGCTTACTAATACAATTGATTGTTTCACCTGGTCACTCATCCTAGATTCCTAATGACAACACTGATTGCCATGTATGGGATAGGTCCTCATGGCTTGAGTTGTCATTAATTGCAAGTAGACTCGACTAGGGGCTGGTTCAGAACCAGAACCGGCTTTGAACAAGTGagattttttctttaaaaaaaaattaaaatggaaaaaGTTCAACCGTTGGATTTGATTAAAACCAAAACTGGGGGACCCTGGGTTCCAGTTCCGATCCTCCTAAACCTTGAACCTTAACTGGCCCTTGACTATCCCTAATTGCAAATACCAAACTCATAACCATGGCTGACCCTCCTTTGTTCTTCCATGCTAAGTATAGCATAATCTTTGAATGTGGAGCAAGTCAATCCAATGATTTTCTTTATTGTATTTTGATAAGCAATTCATTTCAAAGAAACTTGTTTAGTATTGAAATAGATGGTGATATGAGATTCAGTATCTTGGAGTTGATGCAATTATATTCTGGAACCTTTTGTAGGATTGCATTAATGTGTTGCAGAAAAGATTTCCAGAGAGCAAAAGAGTTGGTAAGTTGAAATAACCTATTACCAACTATATCTGTGTACTTCATTCTGATTTTGTGTGGGGACTTGCCTGCTTGGTCAATTTTCCTACTTATGGATCAGTCACAGCATTAAGAAATTCCAAGAGCGTAGTTTTTCTATTTATTATTCTCATAGGGTTAGGGAAGTTTTAGGTTTTCTTTCTAGCAAATTGTGGGTAACTAAGCCATACACCTTGAAAGATAAGTATGCAGATGTTAACATTCTTATCACTGTACTTTTCTCCATTTGGGCCCATCCAAAACCAACaatgaagaaaaataaagatATGCTTGCAAGTTCTTCATCATTTCACCACAATGCTAGAGTTAACTAGGGTGCTTATATGTAGCACCAAAAAGTTATTGCAATTGAAAcctaagaagaagaaggaaataaACCCTGACATAGATTAATCTTATCagctaatataataagaaaacatAATGCACTCTAAATAGTTAAGTTTAAAATTTTCTCTTCAAATAAGTAATCCTAAAATTCTTGATTGGGAATCCAATTCCAatatcaatatttcttttggtttAAATTATATAACTCTTCATTAGACTTTCTCCATTCAAATAGGCAAGAGGAGGACTTCCTCTGTGACTTGTGCTCAATTGGACAGCATATTTTCCTTGCTTGGAACTACAgtgaataaaataaaagaactacaTTGTTGGTAAGAATGATATATCTAATTGGCTATTTTTTGGTTCAAGAGGCTTTATATATATGCAAATTGCAAGATTGCTGGATATTCTGAACATGGTTGGGCTTATTCATGCACAGCTGGTTTATATATAGAAAATATAAACAATATATACTTGTTTGGCTGTAGTTTGAGACTTTGATCTTTTAAAGGTGCCAAATAAATTGACTAAGGAAGAAATAAATTTATCCAACTCTTGACATGTGATGGCATGGTAATGTTGTTTTGGTATAAATCGCAGGCGGGCTGGAGGGGATGTTACTCGAAGCAAAGGGATGTTGGACAGAGGCAGAAAAGGCTTACTTAAGCTTGCTAGAGGATAATCCATTGGATCAGGTAAATGCGGTGGTCAATTTCTTGTAAaataaaactttcatttcttaATGACAACTGCTTCATCCTCTTAAATTGGGAAACATCAGTAATTTACTTTATTAGTAAGAACTAAATATATAACTAATGTTGGTTTTCTCAAGCAGGTAATACATAAAAGGAGGGTTGCTTTGGCAAAGGCACAAGGCAAAGTGTCAGAAGCTATTGAATTTCTCAACAAATATCTAGAAATGTGAGGCAGATCTCAAAACCCTATATTGTTTTGTTCAGATAATGTTTTAGTGTAACGCACAGCTGAGTTTTGTTCTTTTGTTGTCTATCCCTCGTCCAACTTTGGTAGATTTATGGCAGATTCTGATGCCTGGAGAGAACTTGCTGAGATATATATTTCCTTACAGATGTGAGTTTTcctttctaaattttattttaagaaacAAATTCCTAAGTTGTATTGCCACTGAACACTTTTTTCAGCAGCTTAATCTATGTCTCTGCATTGATAATTTAGGTACAAGCAAGCAGCTTTCTGCTATGAGGAGTTAATACTATCTCAGCCTACAGTCCCACTATATCATTTAGCCTATGCTGATGTAAGAGACTTCTCCATTCTGGTTACTAATCTTTTTGTTGTAGTGAAatattaatcttttttttttccctcttggTTTTCATGGCTTAAGAAATTGATGCAACTATAAAGAGTAGAATGGGTCTTGTTTGTAACTAATGTAGGAAGTCAACTGCAACTTTGATTTGCCTTCTtctgattttaaaatataacaaatTTATTCTTTCTTTCTATAAATGCTAAACTGACAAAAAATCTCATTTCTGTAAGTACTTAATACTCATCAAACCATGCAGAGGGAAATGAAATGCTTGCTATAATTTCCCCGGAACCCCAGAAACATCAACTTTAAGACAAAGCTAATGGATTGATATTGCAATATGCCTTGTGCTGTTTTCAAATTTTCAAAGCATTGATTGAACTAAAGTCATTCAAATTTGTCAACTAAAAGCATTTGATAGATTACTAGAGCCTATTTATAGAGATACTAGAGTTTTCCTTTAGTAGCAGGAGAGAAACTTGCAATGACAAAAATTTCCTCCATAATATTTGAAAGTATATTGTAGATTACTAGATCATCAAATTCAGAATTATTGATTTTGCATCATATTCTGATCAGGACCTTGAACAGAATGTTAATCTGTTGTATGAAGGGGACAAGAACACAGGTGACTGACTGATTCCTAACATATGCTTTTCTTGGTTTAACAGGTGCTTTACACACTTGGTGGACTAGAAAACCTTCAGGCAGCAAAGAAATATTATTCATCCACAATAGACTTGACTGGGGGCAAGAACACCAGAGCGCTTTTTGGTATTTGTTTGGTGAGCTccttcccttctctctctctctctctctctctctctctctctctctctctttctctcttcagACAAGCAAGAAGTCACGCTTACATTCGAAGATACATTTATTTTAATAATGTTGGCATGCAATTTCATCATTTGTTTTTCCTAATCTGCATGACTGAAAGAATGTTACGATCCCTCTTATGTTCAGTGTACATCTGCCATCGCACAACTTACAAAAGGGCGAaacaaggaagacaaggatagCCCAGACCTGCAATCTCTTGCAACTGCAGCCTTGGAGAAAGAATACAAGCATAGGGCTTCTGGAAAGGTTCCTGTGCTTGCTTCTGCATTAAAAAGCTTGAAAGTTTCGTAACTTCTTTGCAATTGAAGGAAGCTTTCTATCCTTGACCATGTTCCAGGATCTTCATCATAGCCTAAATGGAAGGctagaaatctgcagatttatAATTTAAAAGAGTGTTTagttttttttgttttgttttcctTGCATGGATTTTTCTTTGTGCTCTTTTTTCTCCCTCATTGAAGTTCTTACAGGAGGACATGATGTATTATTTTAGAATGCTTCATTGAGCAGGCAAGGAACATCGTGAGAGAGATATTTTTCTCCCATTGCATGGTTTCAGATTTAATTCACTTCCAATCTCCTGCTTATATTTTCTACCTCGGTGGATTTATctcgctatttttttttttatttcaattcattactttaaatTACTAATTTTGTTACCCcaattatatttcaatttatGGTGTAAGATATACCCCTCTTACTCTATTGAAAagagagcttttttttttttttttaaatgacaacTTCAAATATCAAAGtcatttatgcataattttaaCTTAATTTTCAGTTAAAtgcaataatattaaaaaaaaaacatatgattaataaaagtataaatgggaaaaaaagtttaaaaaataaaattagtaagtttatattttatgaaattgGCTAATGGTAGTAAGCTTTTCAATAActctattgtcacgacccaacctatgggcttgacctgcactaggatctgggccagtctaaagccctcgaggcccgtagtaagctaaTTATTTCtcaacccaattctaaggcccatttggacccaatttcaagaattcaaccgaatAGAGTCCGATCATAAAATGGatcatttaacggggagttttttactcacccgacctataaacacaatatataatcatctggggagctcagctcaccctctataTAATCATGATGCCatcaaaataaatgggagctcggctccctcatctAGCCAACATACAtgcttttaataagtttacaagTCCAATATGGCAATTATATTAcatacccaaatcaaataaatatttctaacacatgcggaattctAGGGGTTAActgaattatacaaatattatagacattaatagacgacctgcgaagaagaaaagtaggttaaccacaacaataatcctcctgtagcctgaaaaaataaatgaacaggagtgagcgttcgactcagagagtaaaatatcaattttaaccataatctctgtagctatctaaagctaatacaccctatggagtgaaatgcaacatcatcattgtaacaccccaaaattttaaattttattattttatgagcattattggtattttaattttatttaaattttaagaaattatttgagatttttcggattttaaaaatcgggttcgattttccgaaaatataaactttgatgatttttaaaaattaatttaaagaccacgtggcaaaactaaaaatatatttggagtctatgaatttttctgagttttctgaaattttttcgaaatttttggacctcgttttcggtcccgaggcagagtaagaattcaaaattttgtattccgaatcgaaccggtcttcttctttttcttcctcctccccgcgcgcgtccAACCCctctcccttcttctctctttttctctctcctccctcctccccttgccgcaccgccacctcccctgccaccccagctcgccggcgcgccgcctcacccctcccccacggccggctaCCGCCTAtaacgccggaaaacggctccAGAAGCGACGCGTAGCGCGCGCGCGAATCTtcaacttcccggccaaaatccggtcgatccggccaccaatcggatcgggtcttgtgtctaaactcatctactcatcgagagctttccatagacactaagaacaccgaaatccatcgagcggtttgtctaattattgcccgggaagttttagcccattttgatttttgggctagatttctcgcaaaccgtgaaccctacgagaaaaccgagagtaccagagcgctccactcgccgagagcttcgcggcgacataaatttcgaatttttccgacatcgtttttcgatgggtcccacggaacttcgcagtatttttccgagcattaaatgagcttagaaaattctgtaaaaatttaatactaacccccgtgttgtgggcttcgtgtaggtatcctcaattcacggaaattcgatagttgtccgggtctgtgaatttccggccagacagacccgttaccggaaaagtctccgaattggatcgaggttttagctaccccaccattgtcagacatcccgagcgcgttcccgaagtcggaatcggcaaaggtaaacccgaaccttgctttttcgtaattttctagtgtttaaataggattaaaaatccataaaatattcgtggtagttcagaaaattatgattctttttgcaatagcctagtaatattgctagggACCGCAGggcaaatttttagaatttttagagcttgtttgggcagtttttgcaaaaatgatcaattataaggactaaattgaaattttacatattgtgatggatgattgatttgacgggcccaggaggggctgtgtgatgtgattgagttgtggatatatggattgtggatatagaagtgtgttttgagcccttttgcaggttgggtaagtcctaggtataggagaaactctgccggattttcggcatgacttaggacgtatttggtctttttctttgtttgtattgagtcaaatttattaaatgattgtaataaaattgtcaggtgagccgggacagccttcttcctccgcccagccgcctcagtgactaccgtcaagtctgtgagtaaaatattaattttaattgtaatttcgatattattatatattcaagcatgcccatgcatcacttatatgcatatatttatgtagttaaactctaggcacgatttatgttgcattcataattgttaacgtgccatagatgttgttgtggtaatttggagcagtgtgtgtgcgttggcgtgcgtgtgatgtggtgtggactatggataggacgggtagtcacggcttgagttcttcgctggaacccgatccttcggggtagtcacggcttgagttcttcactgggagccccgatttggtttattaagcgaaagtccgacttgagttcttcgctggcaccaggttggatttaagagagctgtataggggatcagctcccatatagtatgattgatattattgggtgtgtgagtgcttcaaattacttttttttgatgttatgatgtgaaaatattgttgatgttgcatctcactctacatggtgcattagttttagatagttatagagattatggttaaaattgatattttactctctgagtcgaacgctcactcctgttcaacattttttcaggctacaggaggattttattgtggttaacctgcttttctccttcgcaggttgttttatcaatatttgtgtaattttatttactcctagaatttccgcatgtgttagagatatttaaatgattcgggtctgtaatataaattttcatgtggacctgtaaaattattatatgcatgtttgatggattggatgagggagctgagctcccatttatttttatgctgatatgagtatgtggagggtgagctgagctccccaattgagtatttattttgtttacaggtcgggtgagtcaaaaactccccgttggaaggtccattttatggctggactctgtccggttgttttcttgaaattgggcccaaatgagccttagagttgggttaaggaatagttaggcttactacgagcctcgggggctttaggctggc comes from the Hevea brasiliensis isolate MT/VB/25A 57/8 chromosome 5, ASM3005281v1, whole genome shotgun sequence genome and includes:
- the LOC110656758 gene encoding uncharacterized protein LOC110656758, with translation MVTKTEETQLNRLESQLEHGGGGAWEYLCLVRKLKVRRSEKVLKHGLSILNDPKKRSSLGHDEWTLYEQVAIAAMDCQSLDVAKDCINVLQKRFPESKRVGGLEGMLLEAKGCWTEAEKAYLSLLEDNPLDQVIHKRRVALAKAQGKVSEAIEFLNKYLEIFMADSDAWRELAEIYISLQMYKQAAFCYEELILSQPTVPLYHLAYADVLYTLGGLENLQAAKKYYSSTIDLTGGKNTRALFGICLCTSAIAQLTKGRNKEDKDSPDLQSLATAALEKEYKHRASGKVPVLASALKSLKVS